CCACCCCAGCTCATTTAGACGGACGGAGTTCCAAGAAGTGTCAGAACGATAGTAACAATGATCCAGGCGCGAAGGGCCGCTTAACTCTACAGCTTTGTAGCTTTTCGCGTTTTACCGAGGCGAACAATGTATGCCTGGGCCGCTTTTCATTCAGGTCGACGTACTCTCCAGTTCAACAACGCAATGAAACAAGCGTGTAGTACGTCACCGCAAGCGAAATACTACTAGGGAAAAATCGCGAATCAAGGACACAAACAGACGCACATTTGCAATCGGAGTCGAACTTTTGGCAGACGTCCACTGTAGTTTCTGATATGCCGTGAAAACAAGTTTGCCGCATGATAACCCGTTGGCGTTTCGCACTCACCTCACACAGCTGCAGGGCCGCAGGATCTAGGCACTGGAGCTTGTTACGATGGTCGTTTACTTAACACCCTATCGCGGCCCTATAAGCGTAACGTTCACGTAAACGTCAGAGCGGCCGGCCAGCTATAGAGAGATCGAAAATGGGGTTAGCGACAGACGGCCTCTGCCAGCTCGTGATAGAGACCGAGTGAGTGAACGAGAAGAGGAGCGTATTCAGTAGCAAGGAAGGCAAGGAGCACAGAGGAGAGGCAGGCATAAAAGAAGAAGGTGTAAGAGGAAGAGAGCAAATATATTAATAATGAATAAAAAAACATGTAAACAATAGAAGTAGTAAATTTCTTAAGTTTACATTTTAAATAAAGCTAAAcgttgaaaaaaattattttatttgtggACTCATACGTCACTGAGGCGAAGGCTGAAGCAACGCCTCTTCTAGCTGAAGCTGAAGACATGACTATGGCAGCGCTCTCAAGCGCAACATGCACTGATAGAGTGGCAGCATATTTTGTGGGGTTTCACGCTTCTTTGTAGTTGTGTTGTTTTTCTGATCGCGCTTTCAAGTAGTACGCGTGGAGTCTTGCTACGCCAGGTTGTCGTATTGTTGGCGAGCCTTTGCAAGCCAACCGCGGTCGACAGCGTCATGGCCAATACGTCGTTACAAACTGTGACCTACGCCCCGAAGGCTTTCCACTGTTACGGGGCATTTTTCTGCGTCTACAAGCCTGCAAATGTCACCTGCGCAGATGTGCGACGTGCTGTCATAGGGAACTTATGCCGGGTATAGATTACTTTGCCTTATTTGTACCGCTGTCACACGTGCACGTTTTAACGTGTGCTTGAGCCATGCAGATCGAGTGCTACTCATTATCTTGTACCGCTGTCACACGTGCACGTTTTAACGTGTGCTTGAGCCATTGCAGATCGAGTGCATGTCTTTCAAGCGAGGGTGAATTTTTCACGTTCCTGCTTCGATCGCGCTCGAGAAAAGCCCTGCCAGTCGACTTCTATGGTGCTCTTAAGTAGCCCGTAACGGCTATTATTGCGTATAGTAGTGTACTACAGACAAGACGCATTGTTGCGCGGAGGATAAACTGTTGCTAGCTCATGTTTGACGCAAAACATTTTTTGGCCACCCATTGTAAACAGTATAGCTGTTTGGCGCAACGAAAAGTGCCAGCAAATCTGCGTGGCACGGTCCTCGCCAATTCTCACGTAGCCCACACTCTCGATGACTTGCACGTGACGTAACGAACGCTACATTGTTAAACCATTCACAACCTCCACTGCGCGCTGAACATAAACAGATAACAAGCGATTTATCTTCACCGGATAGCAGCCAGGGGCTGCGTCGGAACATTTCTGTTGGGGAAGTGGAGCTTGGCATGATTTTCTCGCAAGAGGGGTGGTGATATTTTTGATGTTCATTGCCCAAATTTCAGAATCGGACATGCAAAATGTTTACCAAGTCAGATATTTTAAGTAGTTTAAATCTCAAGGGAGATCTACAGCACTCTTCGACATGGATGGACATATGTACAtctgtgagcaaaagtatacggaccagggattgtgCAATAAACTCATTTTCTCCTCTGTCTGAATGCAACTAAAATTAaagactgcagtccaaacttggcattacAAATTTTCTAGTGCCCTCGTCAGTTTCCGTTTATGCATTTAAATTACGAAGAATtctgttttttcggcgaccctgtggtccgtatgcgtttgctcacgggtgtacatgtacAACACAAACGTGTCTACTGAAGATTAACATTTCTTGTTAGCTGGCACCAGAAATTGATATTCAAATCTGAGCGTTTCGGGAGTGTAACTGGCACCAAAATGTAAAGCACTGTACTGAGAAAATTTTGTTTAGAGCACAGGTACATGGGAAAGAAGATGGAATACACAAGTGGAGCGCTCTGTCTTATGTATTCtttgttctttctcgttgtacgTTCACTAAACAAACCATTTTATAGTAATagcataccaacaagcccaaaccgTCAGGGTGTAAATCCCCATTCTTGCTTTTATTCACACTGCTTATGTTTGCTCACACCtaaacttttatttctttcttggtGTTGATGACCTGCTTTCCCCTCAGAATTAAACTGCTGGGTATCTACCGTCAGTATGTGGTTTCTCACCGCAGAAAGGAAATGAATTAATACATACATCAATAATGATAACGTCATTTAATTTGAGATCTATATACATCCTCTACAGCGGAAGACACCAACCTGCACAGATGTTGTGATTGGTGCTAACAAATGATGCCTTCATCTAAACAAATTTAAATTAATTTTGCTTTAGCTTGCCATTTTTGCCCCCCCAAGCAAGCTACCTAAGTAAAAAGGCTACTAACGAAGACGAAGAAAGCTACAAGGAAAAATGTCACACGACCCTCGCTTAATTCTGCGTTAAAGTCGTTTGACAATAATTGGGTGTCATTTTGAAAAATTATGGCTATAAAGCAAAAGTATAGGTTAAGATTAATCTATCATAATGGGTATTATTCACAGGGATCAGAGCAAAATGATTTACCACTAAGACGGGAGTGCTTAGCTTGAGACTCCTGCATGACTACGAGCAATGACAGTCCTACTAGGCTGGTATTTAATGGTTCCGTGCAATATTCCAAATTGGAATTCAATGCCATCCCTGTACTACTGTTACCATCTTTTCTGTTTCTGGACTGTCACTTGTGTGCCCTAACAGGTGGGATCTCGAACATTTGTTCCTCCTATAATGCTGCCCATGCTTCAGTTATTTTGATTTAAGTCCTTTGTAAAGCTTCACCTGTGTAGAGATAAAGCATCACTGTGGGAATGCACTAGAGGTGGCCAAAGCCTCAACAAGGAGGTGGCAAAGGGCCATTCTTCTTTGATTTTATGTCTTTCCTTACAAGTGCAGGCATAGTGAGACGGCTATGGGAAATTGCATGTTTTAAGCATGTCTGCTTTGTGTTAAGCCAGCTCAGCTGATGTTATCACCACAAAATTGACACTTTTTTTGTGGTGAGAGAATGAAACTCTGTAAGAAATGTTGAGGCTGATTGTGCACATTGATCCAAAAAAGAGAATGGGCCATGGATGGGACAAATAGAAGGCTGGAGACAGAGCGGTGTTGCTCTGTGCGCAAGCTCGTTCCCTTCCCTCTGCCACACTGTTACCCCCCTCTATAAGTTAAATCTTTTAGGGCTCTAACTGCAACCAGCACAAAGATGAAGTATTGCAGAATGTGGATGGCAGTCAAAgagccataattttttttttctaagctttCTCAAGTTACCGTTAATATGTATGAACATCTGCTGTAGCTGTGTATCACATTTATCTCTGCTATCCGTATCACAGGCTTATATTGTGATTTTCGAGTATCTTCAGTATACATTAACTATAAAGCCATCTATGGCGTTGTTACTTTTCAGACCTTAATGAAATGGATGTGCGACCCCCAACAGACTATGTTACTATCGAAGGGTCTGTGTCCAATAGTGTGGAACTTACTGTTAAGTCTTCCCCAAGTTTTGCAGACCATCCTCTTGGTAAGTAAGCTTTGCAATCAATATTCAGGTTGTCGTCACTTGCTCTGGTAGTCATCTCAtctttttccaccattttgtctCATTTCTGTAGTTGTAGGCTCTCGGTACCAACCTCAAGATTTTAACATGGCCTGCGGTGTAAACCTTGGAAAATATACCTCTGGGTGTTGTGTAAGTAGCCACATTGTGAAGCCTTTTACCCTCCTCTACAGCACCTCCCATAAACACAGGTTTCCCCTCTACAAAGCAAATCGTTCAGGTGCTAACCGCAGCCAGCGCAAACATGAAGTGTTCAGAATGTCGATGGCAGTCAAAGAGCcagaattttttatttttttcgttttattctCAGTATTAAAAAATTAATGTGCTGCCATTTATCCGTTATAGATCTGCTTGGTTACAGTATGTGCCAAAATTGCTTTATGTTTTTGCTTTGCATTACATTTTGAGGTTGGTTCCAGTTTGACACCTTGGTTTATATGATTGTTGTGCAGTATATGATAGCTGTGCAGTTTTTTGGTTTACAACAATGTGATTCATAACGTCGGGAATTagctgcaattaaaaaaaaaaaaactattgttcTTTCAGGTCGCCAGGTATTTGAATCTGTTCCAAGATGCTGCTGCACTGTGTGCTATTCATCCAGTTTGAAGTTTTGTAGGCCCTTTTTGTGTTCTATGTGAAGAGTACAAACAATCTAATAGTGATTGGTGTGTCAGGATCTGTTTATCACTGTAGAGACTTGACTAGAACTTTACTCAGTCTTTTATTACTTGCCTAAAAAAAGCAAAATACTTTTTATTTCAGTAATGAGGGTCCATGGAGGCTACCACAAGATGAAAAAGCTCTGTCATTCTAACCAGCTTCGTACTTATGAACTCCGAGGAGAATTCGGAAAGGCATCAGATACGCACACACCACTTTCAAAGATTGTTGAAAAGGCAACGTATCGTAAGTCACAACATCCTCTTCCACCTTGTTTATAAAATTTCAGTGGTAAATGCATAAAAATGTACAACACTTTTGCGTTCATTCTGTGCCTTGTAGGTGACATGCTTTGAGGATACATTCCTTAGATGAACTTGCAGCACAGGTATTAAAGGGCAACTTCAACAAAATGTTGGATTGTGTAAAAATCCTAGATTTTTTTGTAAGCACAGAGCACTGTCATTGCAAGCGTTTACATTTGCAGTGAGACTGTATGTGTCACAAAAAGCTCACATAAATAGATGTTTTGTGAAACTAGAACGGAAAAATTGCTGCCATTACCACATGCCAGAAATGCTGCAGAACCAGAATTGTTGAGAACCAGAATGGTGCCTGGGCATGACCTGCAAGATCAGGTGGCACCCGTGATGTGCTGaagatcttggaggccatgctgtGAGATTTATGTCAAATCTGCTAACCACCAGGTGCCGGTGTTGTCTACTTAGGCTGTTAGTAAGAAAATTAGACATTTGCCAGCCTTGCAGTTTTGCCAGGATTGCTTCAATAGTATACACTACTCATTTATAATCAGTTTACCCAAACTCATAGTATTTTGTTGCACTTGGCCTTTATTTAAGAAAATTCAGAATGAAAAACACTAGTTGGCTACTACAATATGATAAGTGCAAAACACTATAAACATGCGATGGTAGAATAGTATCTAACTGACTGCCGTATTTGCTCAAAAATAGGAGAAACATGAATATAAGGTATATTCGATTAGCCTGCACCGCCTGAAatagttcacgaggtgctgcatcCTGCCATTCATTTctgcggtgcagcaatggcgcccgctGAACCACGCTGTTCGGTTCAAAGGTGCAGGGttggttcatgattttgctgcacccactccactgtcAGTGCCGCCTTTGTGCAGATGTACAGGTACGCAGCAGACATAGCACACGAGCGCAAGCACCGTTAAAACCCTGCTTATGCACGTCTGATGTATCTGTGCAAGTGTGGTGTTTTATGCACCAGAAGCCGATCATACCTGNNNNNNNNNNNNNNNNNNNNNNNNNNNNNNNNNNNNNNNNNNNNNNNNNNNNNNNNNNNNNNNNNNNNNNNNNNNNNNNNNNNNNNNNNNNNNNNNNNNNTGAGGTGATTTGTAGGCTAACTCGAGCTTCGACGATGGGAGTAGATGTGGGGGTCATGTGAAACAAGCTCAAGTCAGCGAGAGAGGGtggtaaggggactaaactgatgagTGGTACTCACGAGAGAAGGGGAAGGAGAgaaacctcaggtccccagggaagggagagacaggtcacaaatcccagaatgcgacgagcctaggGACTTGTgtggaaaagtcgagagaagggctgaatattacacccagggtgggaagggtccgaacggtcttcatgggggtgccactgaggaagtaggttgggtgcacagaggttgtggtgtggctgatatgcatggcagcacttatttcagtgctaacacaaagtttgttattgtaggccgagtcgtccacctttacaaaatgtattcaTTTCATGTGCATATGCTGCACTGCATATTGGcgtaatgttgcagtgcaagtgttaactagtgaattaaacacattctgcgaagatgcattaggaacttggttttgagttaatctttttcccgactacagtttatagtatcacagcgagatgcatattagtgcaagctgaagaggtttgggcagcttaagcatacagactgcgaaatgcactgatgacacctttaccccttccctgcaatgcatgcactcacaccacctgctctttccataaacaaaacaaaaaatatatcaaaagccaattgcagtttcactgactcagtacgtgctgcttgtcaagcaggcatcgaagcaatcctgcTATACGCAGTAGCATGCAtaaggtcctcctatgcattgcacacggtgcacatagtgcaaacagacttttttttttttccaagtgctcaactacaagaacacatgacagtgttgtatcacgtttccttcagtgtgtcagcgttcttgagcgctgcacgagcgatttatcgccaactagcccataagacacctgcacttgaaagaagtgagtgaaggagtactgtgaacttgtactgaactagatttcacacgccgaatcgaagagtgcactttcaactaaacggatggcatggctgaagatgtacgcgtatttcccattgttcggctactagtgtctttcgctttcgcaagttatctttgccgctggaaacagcgcagagctcgcccgttaaacccgagtcccgagaccacataattcacacacgaaacacgccgcggttcaccacctgaagttccacacggttcatttacaccacaccacacacagcacgaagtcaggagagccatatttcaaatcacagcagcgcaaaacgtaactgaaatttcatttccttcggcagagtttctcagctgggctcgttcaccgccggtcgaactcaacggacgcgctaggcctacgcgtaatgtaaacaacatcggcggtggacgagtgctgattatccagacttcgcacttcgaaagcaagtttccattcgtttcgagcacaagaaaatatacatacaacaagcacaggcgttgctgcaatcgtgattaggttggatgttttagcagacgattgcactgagatcggcggaatccagcgggccggcaggttgggttcggcggcgtcgttcgaacgcggcacgaattctcgtcgcacttccaccacccaaggtcgtgggtcgtgtcggcctagtatcacaacactgtctttcagaaacactgtcgcgcgcgtcgaGCGTCCGAggcactcggacgatcgttggtgtcggcgccttcgcatcggcggccatcatcaggcgtagcagccagaggcttcgcggactctgattggtggactccggcgacggtttgcaggctctgattggtggacgccggcgtcgcgtcggctcgcgccgctggttttctagcatcggcagctggcaaaatctccgcgcgccggcacgcgccaccccgttcgcgactgacgcttttgacgcatttgacgcatttgcgcgtgccggcgcgtggtgaagcgtgcctgtggttgggcctttaggcgcccgttcctgcgtttcgCATCGGCGTCcttcggcgtaaccgagtgaacgagaacagcgaaggatgaaagagcgaacgcggacagCGCAACGGAGGAGAGCGGAGGACGAGCGTgtagcggaaccatgaggcggaagcggaggaagagggtatgacgaaagactgagaagaaaagcgcagtgccgcgcaagacaggctctgcggcgacgaccgctacgaaaTGGCGCCAGACTAGCGCgacgtcgtctgttcaccgatggcatgcggcgagcgcgtccaccgatactatacatggaaacaaagcactgcatgaacGAAGGTCTGTCTGCgacgactgctgctgctgtgaatcccgcccatgcgtcacccacgcgctgcctctcgcgttCTCCCGATTAACGAGACAGTCGATCGCGCCACACttggctccgtttgcaatgtgccacacgagacagattgtccgcgccagccaatacatcgcgaaatgaaaacacgtatagagctgcgttcaaatttcgcattagggagttgTAAGCCTGTTGCTAGAAGCGCTAGCTAatttaattgctgctcggagggcttaagatgggtGTTTTTTGTTGAACCTGGTCTCGCCAAGTGAAACTGCTGcgaagaaagggaagagacagctagcgcattttgtcaatgatcgtCGCTTGACCAGAGAAATACAATTGGAGGATTAAGTGCCAATGGTAGGCGCCCGTCGCGGCGTCGGTGCCGAGgttaggcagaggcgcagctcatgacatgccaattatacctgacacgtggtgaggcgagtagagccggctggcactgagcaaatgtagagggtgcgtgacgacgccagtagcacccaagagtacacaaagcgacctaaagaagagggaatatcggtgattcgtcacgtacatcgcgtgcaggcgacctgacagcaaaagcttcgatgtccgtgactgtcgctggctcctgatgtgcgcgtgccgggcggGTAATGGGCACAGAGAGCGTGAACGCAGTACGCATTATTCAccacgtgcacattttgcatggtaaccgcctttgacaacccgtttcggagaccgttgccaattaaccatcgtgaaaagcttctctgagcaagcatttaccgaataggggtacgtgagcccaaagtgtcggttgacaggtttcattgacgtatgcccgcagctactacgctatcggtttttctaagtgcgagcggggaaggggtcaatCACTTCGGCTTGCAGGTACTGCCTGCTTATTAGGATTTTAttgaacccattgtgctgggcgctgtggctttgccagggagcacgcatgctatgcatctgtcacccccccccccccattttttttcttggaacgtttttatttgtatgttgttttgagggataGGGAGAAAGATACCGTAAAAGGTGGTagagaaaagggcgcttggaagaagcgcaatactggaagcgccggcgaacaagacgatcctagcacaggattcgtgattggtgcgtcggcggaccactcaattcaattcatttttattgataagtaaattagtacatagactagtatacaggaaggggtcccaaagtaaaaactgatagcccttacgatgaattaaatatcgagtaatgaaacgaaactaacactgcataggtgaaaaattaacaagcacattAAAGACAATATAATTACAGTAATATCATGCATAATCATATACTAAAAAAACCAAGTTACAAAAATGAAAGCTgtacaaaaatacaaaagaaaaccggcacaacataacaacaaaaaaagaaaagataatacCATGGTATAACATGTCAGCGCAATAAATTTGAAAAAGTGACGAATACATTCGTCATAATGTTAATTAGAACAGTTATTTTTTGATTCACATAGGTAGTCCTTTAAGTCAGATTTAAATATGGAAAGGGAGTTACATTGTTTTAAGTCGGTAGGCAGGGAGTTCCAGAGGGATATAGCAGAAAAAGGAATAGTTTGTTTTCCATAGTTAGTGCGTACCTTAGGCACAAGTAGATTGCCCTTAACAGAAAAACGGGTGCAGTTAGAATCGTAGCCACTCATAGCCACTTTgtggcgattgggtggtaaatgcttggggcggggcaccgaagggtagaaaacgtggccccgttgccccgtccaagcgttctggacaaactacggtgctatgcaccacCGACTAtatcgatatagggtcgccctatgtgtaccagttccgtcttatatgtgtacttgtatttgtaaattcatgtaaataattgtaaatagaaagtgtttttttttttcgtcatctctgtgtctacttcaacccagcgaacccgtcgccgctatcgttagcggcagaactcctcacttgcgtaaaccggctctggcggtgcgtctcggacgcccaagtagaggagtggtaCGAGAAGAACCTTTGAACTTTACTGGAGTatatcgtaatcgtcgatgaATTTTTCAATTCGGGGTGGTAAAGTTCAGGAAGGATTAATTGTTGGGCTTGTTGGACAAGTGATTGTTTAGCAATACTTGATCCGGATCGAGCTCAATCCGGATAGGGCCTGATCACGATCAAAAGTCACCGTGTGACACCGCCATTACTCTTGGGCGCCTCCTTGCAGGACCATGGCAGCGGAGCGCACCGGCCGCCGGGTGTTCGTGGTGGGTGTGGGCATGACCAAGTTCGCCAAGCCAGGCGACAAGAAGCGTGACTACCCAGTATTGGCCAAGGAGGCCGTGACAGCGGCACTGCAGGACTGCCGTCTGGAGTACGCCGACGTGCAGCAGGCCTGCTGCGGCTACGTGTACGGCGACTCGACATGCGGCCAGCGCTGTCTCTACGACTTGGGGATGACGGGCATTCCTGTGTACAACGTCAACAACAACTGTTCGACCGGCTCGACGGCGCTGCTGTTGGCCAAGCAGCTGGTCGAGGGCGGCCTGTCCGATGTGGTGCTGGCGCTAGGCTTCGAGAAGATGGACCGCGGCTCGCTCACCTTCAAGTACCGTGACCGCGCCAACCCCATCGAGAAACACATTAAGGTGTTGGCTGCCACGCATGGCCTGGCGCCGGCGCCCTTGGCCGCGCAGATGTTCGCCGCTGCAGGGATGGAGCACATGGCCAAGTACGGCAGCAGACGCGAGCACTTGGCCAAGATCGCCCAAAAGAACCACCGTCACTCGGTAAACAACCCGAACGCGCAGTTCCGCGACGATCATACGCTCGAGGATATCCTCGAGTCTCccgtggtgtctgggccgctcacCAAGTTGCAGTGTTGCCCGACGTCGGACGGCGCGGCGGCCGCCATTCTAGTGAGCGAGGCCGTGGTGCGGCGGCTGCACCTCGAGGCGCAGGCCGTCGAAGTGCTCAGCATGGAGATGGCCACCGACCTGCCGTCGGCATTTGCCGACAACTCTTGCATCGAAATGGTGGGCTTCGGCATGACGCGCAAGGCAGCCCAGCAGGTGTTCCGGCGTGCGGGCCTCACTCCCAACGACGTGCAGGTGATCGAGCTGCACGACTGCTTCTCAACCAACGAGCTGCTGGCGTACGAGGCGCTCGGCCTCTGCCCCGTGGGCAAGGCGGCGGAGCTGGTGGACCGCGGCGACAACACGTACGGCGGCAAGTACGTGGTGAATCCGAGCGGCGGCCTCATCTCGAGGGGCCACCCACTTGGCGCCACGGGGGTGGCGCAGTGCGCCGAGCTCTGCTGGCAGCTGCGTGGCGTGGCCGGCCCGCGCCAGGTGCCTGGGGCCCGCGTCGCGCTGCAACACAACATCGGCGTGGGCGGCGCGGTCGTAGTCGCCCTGTACCGCCTCGGCTTTCCCAGAGCCGCCCTCTGAGTGCTCCCTGCAACGAAAATATATTATATGGTAAACGGTGTACTGTACTTGGGCCACGGCTGTTCTTCTCCAGTCCGCTAGCACAATAAGAGGATTTAACACTGTTGCTATCGTTGTCCTGCTGGCACGCGCCAGCATGTCGTTCGTGGCTGTTGGAGCGTCCGTGTTATCGTGACTTGGCAGTTTTGGTACGCGTGCTTTGATGTTCTGAGCGGACCGCCAAGAAAATGTGGAACTGCCGCCGACAGCACCGTGCCATTTGTTTGATTGACAGCTGCAAAACAGGTGTTTCGTCCAGGCTGAAGTCCTTGGATGACCTTTCAAACTTAGCTATTTACAATGCAGACCACATAGTCTCGACTGCATTGCGTACCTCTTTAGCGCGTGAGTACCAGCAGTGTTGTCGTAAGTGACGTCATGTGACAGTgggtgaaacattttttttttattcccgtCTGATCGCACCGCTGTATAAGTTGCAGTAAGGCCCCCTCATGCACGCGTATTATGAAATGCACTCACCTGATGAATTGGCTGGTCCGCTTCTTCAAGGCAAGAGCCACGCGGCGCACAATACGGGATGCTGTCGGCTCGTGCACCTCATCCAGATGCCCTGCCATCACAAGAAAATTTCTTGTTGGGAAAACCTGTAGCGCAACGACCActacctgtgcctcagcagcatcgccaccggcatgagctcgtggatGCTGTCCTTGGTCGAACGCTTGTGACctgcatgaaaaaacaactgtccgcaggtggggaacgaacccacgtacTTGCAGGATCACAGGTACTGCCATACTACGTTGCGTACGTGACTCAAGGTCCTGTCGCACAAGGTCAGCGTTCAAAGCGGTGCCATTACGAGCGACACGAAACCGCCTTAGTTCTTCGCCGAACACGTAGAGCGGATTTGTCCGGTCTATAAAGGCGCGCTGGCGTTGCGGACTCAACGAAAGCACACAAATGCACCGCGCTCGAGAAGTAGCAGCCATTTTTATAGAATTTTGGCCGGCACGCTCGCGTCAGGGCCGGACaagaatggacctttttccaattcagctatgcgcatgcgcgtaccctcgccccagctgcattccacgccgcgccgacattatcgcagggcaggtgtgcgaagtcaGTGCGtaaacccttgcatgatccgcggcaatttcctgagcttgaggggctgaacaataatttttctcgtgtttttggcgaggatattggttaaaggaaacactcagcagttagtgggaaagactgcaagcacttttgtcgatgaaaacgactccgtgaactaacgctcgagcgataggtgcagcgtttgcgacgaatctcatgccgggcacttgcagtactgtcgattgcacaaaccggcgtggaatggtgactggagtggagcgcacggtcaaattaaaaaaaaaaatcctatgttatcagtgagttatcacgcgatTTTTGCTGAGTGAGGCAAAAATTAAGCCTGTGAACAGCATgacactagcgctgtgattattgcacttctcgccctACGACTGACTCAGAAGTCACGGCGTTGTTTTAAtgtacgggtatgtataccgcacggatattaccattggcttaagaacgtgttaccgcatgcaggtggaaatagctgtacggttacgtggggccaaacgaaaagaagaatctcgccacacagccgatcagaatgcatcgtgcgaggccaaagtGACACTCGCGGTGTCGCACTATACAAAACccgcgagtcttactttttgcaggcaaatgaagctttacgcgcctgacaaaacaacgtgttgcgtccacttccCTTCTGCTTAACACCCCGTACTGTGTTGAGTCTACTTAGTCCCCACTACCATGCCGTATACGACACATATCTcgagataaaacaacacttgccctgcagtacactcgcagtacgtgtgcagaagttttg
The DNA window shown above is from Dermacentor silvarum isolate Dsil-2018 chromosome 1, BIME_Dsil_1.4, whole genome shotgun sequence and carries:
- the LOC119436417 gene encoding sterol carrier protein 2 isoform X2, with translation MAAERTGRRVFVVGVGMTKFAKPGDKKRDYPVLAKEAVTAALQDCRLEYADVQQACCGYVYGDSTCGQRCLYDLGMTGIPVYNVNNNCSTGSTALLLAKQLVEGGLSDVVLALGFEKMDRGSLTFKYRDRANPIEKHIKVLAATHGLAPAPLAAQMFAAAGMEHMAKYGSRREHLAKIAQKNHRHSVNNPNAQFRDDHTLEDILESPVVSGPLTKLQCCPTSDGAAAAILVSEAVVRRLHLEAQAVEVLSMEMATDLPSAFADNSCIEMVGFGMTRKAAQQVFRRAGLTPNDVQVIELHDCFSTNELLAYEALGLCPVGKAAELVDRGDNTYGGKYVVNPSGGLISRGHPLGATGVAQCAELCWQLRGVAGPRQVPGARVALQHNIGVGGAVVVALYRLGFPRAAL